A region from the Rufibacter sp. DG15C genome encodes:
- a CDS encoding lactate utilization protein has protein sequence MYEAKSKEIVLRKVREALAMSAPFLPPTPDFTTSVHGPLLEELSVQFAETFIRNAGTFVYCESEEDFFDQLFTFKQERGLDNLYVWESGLKKILHAGGINFNGTEDDFIGKAQAALTTCEALITRTGSILVSSATGSGRRLSVYPEMHLVVAKLSQLVPEIKDALLLMEEKYGKRIPSMISLVSGPSRTADIEKTLVMGAHGPKELILFLIDDYTD, from the coding sequence ATGTACGAAGCGAAATCCAAAGAGATTGTGCTCCGCAAGGTAAGAGAGGCGCTGGCTATGTCAGCGCCTTTTCTGCCTCCTACGCCAGACTTCACCACGTCTGTACACGGCCCCTTACTGGAAGAACTTTCTGTGCAATTTGCAGAGACCTTCATCCGGAACGCGGGCACCTTTGTGTACTGCGAAAGCGAGGAAGACTTCTTTGACCAACTCTTCACGTTTAAGCAGGAACGCGGCCTGGACAACCTCTATGTCTGGGAATCTGGGCTCAAGAAAATCTTGCACGCTGGCGGGATCAATTTCAATGGCACCGAGGATGACTTCATTGGCAAAGCCCAAGCGGCCTTAACCACCTGCGAGGCGTTGATCACTAGAACAGGAAGCATTTTGGTATCTTCAGCTACAGGCAGCGGGCGCAGACTGTCTGTCTACCCCGAGATGCATTTAGTGGTAGCCAAGCTCTCGCAACTGGTACCCGAAATCAAAGACGCGTTGTTGCTGATGGAAGAGAAATATGGCAAGCGCATTCCTTCCATGATCTCCCTGGTGAGTGGTCCCAGCCGCACCGCCGACATTGAAAAAACCCTAGTAATGGGCGCCCACGGCCCCAAAGAATTAATCCTTTTCCTGATTGATGATTACACCGATTGA